From a single Rhodococcus jostii RHA1 genomic region:
- a CDS encoding response regulator, translated as MISVVVCDDHGIIRSGIRRILETTTDFHLVASAPTGELLLQAVRDFAPELVVLDIRLSDCNGLDLLEQISAISPETRVVMLSMYGAKGYVDKAKTRGARGYITKECLDEELVSVLYTVMKDEGFVSFRADTTEPGGSESLLEANIDSLSSRELEVMKLIASGLTNTEIAEELTVSPRTVESHRASIQRKLLIRTRAELARVARDAGLLD; from the coding sequence ATGATCAGCGTTGTGGTGTGTGACGACCATGGCATTATCCGGTCCGGGATCCGGAGGATCCTCGAGACCACGACGGACTTTCACCTGGTGGCGTCCGCACCGACCGGAGAACTTCTCCTGCAAGCAGTGCGAGACTTCGCGCCGGAACTGGTGGTGCTCGACATCCGACTGTCCGACTGCAACGGCCTCGACCTGTTGGAGCAGATTTCAGCCATCTCGCCCGAGACCCGTGTCGTGATGCTCAGCATGTACGGCGCCAAGGGATACGTCGACAAAGCGAAGACGCGGGGTGCGCGGGGATACATCACGAAGGAATGCCTGGACGAGGAGCTCGTGTCTGTCCTCTACACCGTGATGAAGGATGAAGGATTTGTCTCGTTTCGAGCAGACACCACCGAACCCGGCGGCTCCGAAAGCCTGCTCGAGGCCAATATCGACTCTCTTTCTTCAAGGGAGCTCGAGGTAATGAAGCTGATCGCCTCCGGCCTCACCAACACCGAGATCGCGGAGGAACTGACGGTCTCTCCGCGCACCGTCGAGAGCCACCGAGCCAGCATTCAACGTAAGCTGCTGATCCGCACCCGCGCCGAACTGGCCCGAGTAGCCAGGGAC
- a CDS encoding AAA family ATPase has protein sequence MEIDTVRVLRQSPGITTTLALSGETRERVVVRRVDLSMTFPWSWHWLEGELEAMRRARLPHVIPTQIAHKGPDHVDLVRPFIAGLDIREWSAQESPQSLDVQLQLMCNLFYALARLHRMGIAHGGVKPANIMLAEGTNQLVLLDASVTRTQLAAVTHPVEGPEGRYLLPESPGLAHPTAGFTADIFAAGWVLLESTAEGNRTASALRRANPRRGTHAELSHLVDIVGLPATLRPIFLKLLSPRAAIRYESADEVLAALEAVVATGGGESALASAVAPPRQCGSLAYVEPPLVGRHDELATLTACADGASRSSGAVTCLSGESGVGKSRLLDAVATHASTAGVTVMRAGAFDHAAARPLGLFAGPFRDVVAYLTAHPREAERVRGEMGELLPAALEQIPELTAAFGDPPAATNSDGGFGDRAVAAAPTAVARLLRSVFTKEQPGLIVVDDCQWADDLSWQVLAKLASTISMEETRSQSNVSLIFSCRTEAVAQVRAWGLSDIEFLDLQPLSAADTEELIRSIGDRIPDEVIPYVTKYSKGNPLETMLVFQALVDSSALTRESGRWVVDENGMASLPLPSQSRDSDAAAGRDSAQMDVFVSARLSLLSTDTQQAIRQGAVLGRRFSSRLLCEALEASPKDVDQLLLEATQHGIVRGIADGGHAEFEFTHDRLREAVLRTLTDDARRELHFRAAGALEGVPAVRADYDIAYHFDRSGRAASAVPYALRAGEAGLRHNALDVAEGNFKIAEAGLALCESADDIARFRVHEGLGTVHMLLGNYDLAAKELVWAYELTGARSGLDSSRVATLLGELAFKTGRFDDAAEWMRQSMHDLGLRLPRSSMLAAVFAVGEVGLLTLGWLSRRIRPGRAIAGTERDRLAARIHNRLVYEWWFVRSPIWLVLAILRGVRFANAARSTRERAQAYSTAAVISGVAPVLAPLALRLADRSLRLRQTAGEGWGIAQSHHFRGFVLYAANRYDEAIAAFDTAIAAFDIFGDRWEQVAAMWQKALCLARQGKLHDAGVLARDTYWEGKRRGDRIGAGTALAIWVWCLPGDVSMETLSRELRQTNSGDRHTMAMLHAARAWRLFHAEQDVQAVDAFRQADELIRGSGIRNHFLAPILTAHLQVLRLSHDAAPAWWTEEHRLQAKAARRQLTRARWSAIVFWGERPAVLREWALMSFSRGHKWRGRMILAAASRSAFRYSAQGELAACALVATLVGLTPRRGPLSALAPVTELCRPLGIRVDRGIVESAHSRDALVGRGSARHQALLDAVSSIVASEDIDEVLDKLRDATFATTTARRVEISRHTPVSVDAIRVPNASPASMLGDSGAAGEAREMKLTERITKPVVGNDVTETAVVAAFPLGESEHHGPTMEVLAALAGAVIEREGLRRASMERIVEVQEAERGRIARDLHDEFGHLFAGVMDGLSALQNSEDATTRQTATDVRTIVRQGIQVARTVAWSLRPSGLDDLGLTGCIEQYVEDCRQMYPIRIELTATGQPISVPPAVTTAVFRIVQEALTNIGRHSRAGEASVMIVSSADTLRAVVEDNGTGFDLDLVGQRRSLGLIGMRERARLVGGRMSVESRPGQGTTIMVEVPIRR, from the coding sequence ATGGAAATCGACACCGTGAGGGTGCTGCGGCAGAGTCCGGGCATCACGACGACTCTGGCCCTGTCGGGCGAGACCCGTGAACGTGTGGTTGTCCGGCGGGTGGATCTATCGATGACGTTCCCATGGAGTTGGCACTGGCTCGAAGGTGAGCTGGAGGCCATGCGCAGGGCGAGGCTGCCACACGTCATCCCCACCCAGATTGCACACAAAGGACCCGACCACGTCGATCTCGTCCGCCCATTCATAGCTGGTCTCGACATTCGAGAATGGTCTGCGCAGGAGTCACCCCAATCGCTCGACGTCCAGCTCCAGCTGATGTGCAACCTGTTCTACGCACTGGCTCGTCTGCACCGAATGGGAATCGCTCACGGCGGGGTGAAGCCAGCGAATATCATGCTCGCGGAGGGCACCAATCAGCTCGTTCTCCTCGACGCCAGCGTGACGCGGACTCAATTGGCTGCCGTGACCCATCCCGTCGAGGGGCCGGAAGGTCGATATCTGCTTCCGGAAAGTCCCGGACTCGCACACCCGACGGCAGGCTTCACGGCCGACATCTTCGCAGCGGGGTGGGTACTCCTCGAGTCGACCGCGGAGGGAAATCGGACGGCCAGCGCGTTGCGTAGGGCGAACCCTCGCCGCGGTACCCACGCAGAGCTGTCACACCTGGTCGATATCGTCGGCCTCCCGGCTACGCTGCGCCCGATATTTCTCAAGCTGCTGAGCCCACGGGCAGCGATCCGCTACGAAAGCGCCGACGAGGTGCTCGCAGCGCTCGAGGCGGTGGTCGCGACCGGCGGTGGGGAGAGCGCTCTCGCGTCTGCTGTCGCGCCGCCCCGGCAGTGCGGATCGCTCGCCTACGTGGAGCCGCCGCTGGTAGGCAGGCATGACGAACTCGCCACCCTCACCGCATGTGCCGACGGCGCGAGCCGATCGTCCGGCGCGGTCACATGCCTGAGCGGTGAGTCAGGAGTCGGCAAGAGCCGCCTGCTCGACGCCGTCGCCACGCACGCCTCGACGGCCGGGGTGACCGTGATGCGTGCCGGCGCGTTCGACCACGCGGCGGCCCGTCCCCTCGGCCTGTTCGCCGGCCCTTTCCGCGACGTGGTCGCCTACTTGACCGCGCACCCGCGCGAGGCCGAGCGGGTGCGCGGAGAAATGGGTGAGCTGCTCCCGGCAGCACTCGAACAGATACCGGAGCTGACCGCAGCATTCGGGGATCCGCCCGCGGCGACGAACTCCGATGGCGGATTCGGCGATCGCGCGGTAGCCGCCGCCCCGACTGCCGTCGCTCGACTTCTTCGCTCCGTCTTCACCAAGGAACAGCCTGGGCTGATCGTGGTCGACGACTGTCAGTGGGCCGACGATCTCAGCTGGCAGGTGCTCGCCAAACTGGCTTCGACGATATCGATGGAGGAAACGCGATCCCAGTCGAACGTTTCGTTGATATTTTCGTGCCGAACGGAAGCTGTTGCGCAAGTGAGGGCCTGGGGACTCAGTGATATCGAGTTTCTGGATCTTCAGCCGTTGTCCGCGGCCGATACGGAGGAATTGATCCGGTCGATCGGTGACCGTATCCCCGACGAGGTCATTCCCTATGTCACGAAGTACTCCAAAGGCAATCCGCTCGAAACCATGCTAGTTTTCCAGGCACTCGTCGACTCGTCGGCGTTGACGCGCGAGTCGGGTCGATGGGTGGTGGACGAGAATGGGATGGCGTCACTCCCGCTGCCGTCGCAATCCCGGGATTCCGACGCCGCGGCTGGTCGGGACAGTGCCCAGATGGATGTGTTCGTCTCGGCGCGGCTGAGCCTATTGTCGACGGACACGCAGCAGGCGATACGTCAGGGCGCGGTCCTGGGACGCCGGTTCTCGTCCAGGCTTCTGTGCGAGGCACTGGAGGCGAGCCCGAAGGACGTCGATCAGCTCCTGCTGGAGGCAACCCAGCACGGAATTGTGCGCGGCATCGCGGACGGCGGCCACGCCGAGTTCGAATTCACGCACGATCGGCTCCGCGAAGCCGTGCTGAGAACCTTGACCGACGACGCCCGGCGCGAGCTGCATTTCCGGGCCGCAGGGGCACTCGAAGGCGTCCCTGCGGTTCGGGCCGACTACGACATCGCGTATCACTTCGACCGCTCCGGCAGAGCTGCATCTGCGGTGCCGTACGCCCTGCGTGCGGGCGAGGCGGGGCTGAGGCACAATGCGCTCGACGTCGCGGAGGGCAACTTCAAGATCGCTGAAGCCGGGCTGGCCCTGTGCGAGTCGGCCGACGACATCGCGAGATTCCGTGTTCACGAAGGACTCGGCACAGTCCACATGCTCCTCGGGAACTACGATCTGGCCGCGAAGGAACTGGTGTGGGCATACGAGCTGACCGGTGCGCGATCGGGACTCGACTCTTCACGGGTTGCCACTCTGCTCGGCGAACTCGCCTTCAAGACAGGACGATTCGATGATGCCGCGGAGTGGATGCGACAGAGCATGCACGACCTCGGGCTTCGCTTGCCCCGGAGTTCCATGCTCGCGGCCGTATTCGCGGTCGGCGAGGTGGGTCTCCTTACCCTTGGTTGGCTCTCTCGCCGAATCCGGCCGGGCCGAGCAATCGCCGGAACAGAGCGTGACCGCCTGGCCGCCCGAATCCACAACCGGCTGGTATACGAATGGTGGTTCGTCAGGTCACCGATCTGGCTGGTATTGGCCATCCTCCGTGGCGTGCGTTTCGCGAATGCCGCACGAAGCACGCGTGAGCGGGCACAGGCATACTCCACCGCTGCCGTGATTTCCGGTGTAGCACCCGTCCTTGCGCCGCTGGCGTTGCGCCTCGCCGACCGCTCGCTGCGACTGCGCCAGACGGCGGGCGAAGGCTGGGGCATCGCCCAGTCGCACCATTTCCGGGGATTCGTTCTCTACGCTGCCAACCGGTACGACGAGGCGATCGCGGCGTTCGACACCGCAATCGCCGCCTTCGACATTTTCGGTGATCGTTGGGAACAGGTAGCTGCGATGTGGCAAAAGGCGCTGTGTCTGGCTCGACAAGGGAAACTTCACGATGCGGGAGTGCTTGCGCGTGACACCTACTGGGAGGGCAAGCGCAGAGGCGATCGGATCGGCGCGGGTACCGCCCTCGCGATCTGGGTCTGGTGCCTGCCGGGTGACGTGAGCATGGAGACGCTCTCTCGTGAACTGCGGCAGACGAATTCGGGCGACCGCCACACGATGGCGATGTTGCATGCGGCGCGGGCCTGGCGACTTTTCCACGCGGAGCAGGACGTGCAGGCTGTGGACGCGTTTCGGCAGGCAGACGAGCTGATCCGCGGTTCGGGCATCAGGAATCATTTCCTCGCACCGATCCTGACCGCGCACCTGCAGGTCCTTCGCCTCTCGCACGACGCCGCACCTGCCTGGTGGACGGAGGAACACCGGCTCCAGGCCAAGGCCGCACGACGGCAGCTCACTCGTGCCCGGTGGTCGGCCATCGTCTTCTGGGGCGAGCGGCCCGCGGTTCTGCGGGAATGGGCGTTGATGTCGTTTTCGCGGGGACACAAGTGGCGCGGCCGCATGATCTTGGCCGCAGCATCTCGCAGCGCATTCCGATACTCGGCGCAAGGCGAACTCGCCGCATGCGCTCTGGTCGCTACACTGGTGGGGCTCACACCCCGACGAGGGCCGCTCAGCGCGCTGGCGCCGGTGACCGAACTGTGCCGACCGCTGGGTATCCGGGTGGATCGCGGGATCGTCGAGTCGGCGCACTCGCGAGACGCCCTCGTCGGCAGGGGCTCAGCCCGGCACCAGGCCCTGCTCGACGCTGTGAGCAGCATCGTCGCCTCCGAAGACATCGACGAGGTTCTCGACAAGCTCCGAGACGCAACTTTCGCGACGACCACCGCGCGCCGAGTCGAGATCTCGCGCCATACACCGGTGAGCGTCGATGCGATCAGAGTTCCGAACGCGTCTCCAGCGTCGATGCTCGGGGATTCGGGGGCGGCCGGTGAGGCCCGCGAAATGAAGTTGACGGAGCGCATCACCAAGCCGGTCGTCGGGAACGATGTCACCGAAACCGCGGTCGTCGCGGCCTTTCCCCTCGGTGAGAGCGAGCACCACGGGCCGACCATGGAGGTGCTGGCCGCGCTGGCAGGCGCCGTCATCGAGCGGGAAGGCCTTCGGCGAGCGTCCATGGAACGGATAGTGGAAGTGCAGGAGGCCGAGCGCGGGAGAATCGCACGTGATCTGCACGACGAGTTCGGCCACCTCTTCGCGGGCGTGATGGACGGACTCAGTGCTCTACAGAACTCCGAAGACGCCACCACACGCCAGACTGCGACCGATGTCCGCACGATCGTCCGCCAAGGGATACAGGTGGCCCGGACTGTCGCGTGGTCATTGCGGCCCTCGGGGCTCGACGATCTAGGGCTCACCGGCTGCATCGAGCAGTACGTGGAAGATTGCCGGCAGATGTACCCGATCCGCATCGAACTCACCGCAACGGGACAGCCGATATCCGTTCCGCCGGCGGTCACGACCGCAGTCTTTCGTATCGTGCAGGAAGCACTGACCAATATCGGCCGACACAGTCGCGCCGGGGAGGCGAGTGTCATGATCGTGTCCTCGGCAGACACCCTGCGGGCCGTGGTCGAGGACAACGGGACCGGATTCGACCTCGACCTGGTCGGACAGCGCAGGTCGCTGGGATTGATTGGAATGCGGGAACGGGCCCGGCTGGTAGGCGGACGGATGTCCGTCGAGTCCCGACCAGGACAAGGTACGACGATAATGGTGGAGGTGCCGATCAGACGATGA
- the hcaB gene encoding 3-(cis-5,6-dihydroxycyclohexa-1,3-dien-1-yl)propanoate dehydrogenase, giving the protein MGWLEDNVMIVTGGGSGLGRALVERFLGEGARVGVLEKSAEKAEKLANDFGEDVLVVEGDVRKYDDNARVVQETVRQFGRLDTFVANAAIWDFSTKMVDIPVDRLDALFDEMFHINVKGYLHGARAAVEELAATGGSIIYTVSNAGFYPGGGGPLYTASKHAVVGLIKELAFELGPKIRVNGVAPGAMPTDLRGPGSLGMGETTITSAVSLGDLVKQCTVLQELPEAADYTGHYVLLASKANSRTATGAIINCDGGMGVRGLAETAGGNDL; this is encoded by the coding sequence ATGGGTTGGCTGGAAGACAACGTCATGATCGTCACCGGCGGAGGGTCGGGCCTAGGCCGGGCGCTGGTCGAGCGATTCCTGGGAGAGGGAGCCCGGGTGGGTGTCCTGGAGAAGTCGGCGGAGAAGGCTGAGAAGCTTGCCAACGACTTCGGCGAGGATGTCCTCGTGGTCGAAGGCGACGTGCGCAAGTACGACGACAATGCGCGCGTCGTCCAGGAAACGGTTCGCCAGTTCGGTCGCCTCGACACGTTCGTCGCGAACGCCGCGATCTGGGACTTCTCGACGAAGATGGTCGATATCCCGGTGGACCGACTGGACGCCCTCTTCGACGAAATGTTCCACATCAACGTCAAGGGCTACTTGCACGGTGCACGTGCGGCGGTCGAGGAGCTCGCCGCCACCGGAGGCTCGATCATCTACACCGTGTCGAACGCCGGCTTCTACCCCGGCGGCGGCGGCCCGCTCTACACCGCGTCGAAGCACGCGGTAGTCGGGCTGATCAAGGAACTGGCCTTCGAACTCGGCCCCAAGATCCGCGTCAACGGGGTGGCTCCGGGCGCAATGCCCACCGATCTGAGGGGACCTGGTTCGCTCGGAATGGGCGAAACCACCATCACCTCAGCGGTATCCCTCGGTGATCTGGTCAAACAGTGCACAGTGCTGCAGGAGCTGCCCGAGGCTGCGGACTACACCGGGCACTACGTTCTGCTGGCTTCGAAGGCGAACTCGAGGACGGCAACCGGCGCGATCATCAACTGTGACGGCGGGATGGGTGTGCGCGGCTTGGCCGAGACGGCCGGCGGAAACGACCTGTAA